From a region of the Vicinamibacterales bacterium genome:
- a CDS encoding alpha/beta fold hydrolase: MRPLRVAALLLTCAALAWSAAAQDRQPDFDRMLQQQADTDQAWRSAADGHFQAEKITYRSSAGDLDIPAWVFQPLTIRGPKQHPALVWTHENIRGHLYEHYIPYVRDATARGYVVIAPEYRGSVGYGQPFYDAIDYGGKEVDDVVTAADVLVSRYPAVDPERIGIIGWSHGGMITLLAITRNPARFKAAVAMVPVTNLFQRLAWKGTDRQHELIDPANRYGGVPGSSETNAIYKDRSPLYQIDKLQIPLYVGVTRNDQDVNFEEDQQLVDALRARKPALATTTIYDNPPFGHTFDRQVDPKTWEPRNFREQRDSWNRVWAFLDWNLDPYNDSAKKPDR; this comes from the coding sequence GTGCGCCCGCTCCGCGTCGCCGCTCTTCTTTTGACGTGCGCGGCGCTCGCGTGGTCCGCCGCGGCGCAGGACCGGCAGCCCGATTTCGATCGCATGCTGCAGCAGCAGGCCGACACCGATCAGGCGTGGCGATCGGCCGCCGACGGCCACTTCCAGGCCGAGAAGATCACCTATCGCAGCAGCGCCGGCGATCTCGATATCCCGGCATGGGTGTTCCAGCCTCTCACGATCCGCGGGCCGAAGCAGCACCCGGCCCTCGTCTGGACGCACGAGAACATCCGCGGCCATCTCTACGAGCACTACATCCCCTACGTCCGCGACGCCACCGCCAGAGGCTACGTGGTCATCGCGCCGGAATACCGCGGCAGCGTCGGCTACGGCCAGCCTTTCTATGACGCGATCGACTACGGCGGCAAGGAGGTTGACGATGTCGTGACCGCCGCCGACGTGCTGGTCAGCCGCTACCCCGCCGTCGACCCCGAACGGATCGGCATCATCGGCTGGAGCCACGGCGGCATGATCACGTTACTCGCGATCACGCGCAATCCGGCCAGGTTCAAGGCCGCGGTGGCGATGGTGCCGGTCACCAACCTGTTCCAGCGGCTCGCCTGGAAAGGCACCGATCGCCAGCACGAGCTGATCGATCCCGCCAACCGCTACGGCGGCGTGCCGGGCAGCAGCGAGACCAACGCGATCTACAAGGATCGCTCGCCCCTCTACCAGATCGACAAGCTGCAGATTCCGCTCTACGTCGGCGTCACGCGCAACGATCAGGACGTCAACTTCGAGGAGGACCAGCAGCTCGTCGATGCGCTGCGCGCCCGCAAGCCGGCGCTCGCGACGACGACCATCTACGACAACCCTCCGTTCGGGCACACTTTCGATCGGCAGGTCGACCCGAAGACGTGGGAGCCGCGCAACTTCCGCGAGCAGCGCGATTCCTGGAACCGCGTCTGGGCCTTCCTCGACTGGAATCTCGATCCCTACAACGATTCGGCGAAGAAGCCGGATCGGTAG
- a CDS encoding UvrD-helicase domain-containing protein has protein sequence MSDQPSLFGDDRTPTPEVRDPDVEARAFATDPAQNVVLEASAGTGKTSVLVARYVNLLARGIDPANILAITFTRKAAAEMRERIIRELRTAAARSAIDRTRWTALRDRLADIQISTIDAFCLSLLREFPLEADLDPGFGMADETEVPRLVERSLDKSLAIFIGLARREPEVALVLAQLGLNRTREGLAHLLQRRLVASDVLDRFLVRGPSGLTADTVCRLAIEALQDVLATAGGPGGLETFLDAGPLSQPRYRLLAQDLRRLDQFRAAPNAAVRGLITRAAAHFLKADGKPRTSDRIYPYTAGDYPSPEAGRRHRQEALRLGPAVADVVRAMARDLNVVLARGVRRMFAIALAQYQTALNERSLLDFSDVLQRAVQLLTRMDEFSQSRYRLEGRYHHVLVDEFQDTSRKQWELISLLVKSWGEGLGLAANPSIFIVGDRKQSIYRFRDAESAMLHEAGGFIDSLRPGSSARRSISRSFRAVPELLAFVNDVCGELAQHARRVDEFTYDRGDMFPVDAVEHGGALGIVAAADAEDCAAAVADEIARLLRGETVRDRDTGVRRSARPGDVGILFRSRASHREFEAALEARGIPAYVYKGLGFFDADEIKDLSALIRYLANPSSDLRAAAFLRSRFVRLSDVALARLAPHLAASITGADVPLEALDEDDRAALALARRSVPGWLRRVDRIPPADLIEELIPETAYAYELRGARASQAWENVKKLRGVIRRIQNGGYATLPRIADHLDSLTAGDESNAVLEAVDAVNLMTVHASKGLEFPIVFVVNLAKGASGFPRPVRVSADEVTVGPFVSESDEDERRREREETKRLLYVALTRARDRLYLSSGLKDGAFSAGRGSLGDVLPDSFKALFVQAVSQPGDKGDVGGVTWVSASGRSHTFRRV, from the coding sequence ATGAGCGATCAGCCGTCGCTGTTTGGAGACGACCGCACACCGACGCCGGAGGTCAGGGATCCGGACGTCGAAGCGCGCGCCTTCGCCACCGATCCGGCGCAGAACGTCGTGCTCGAGGCCTCGGCAGGCACCGGCAAGACGAGTGTGCTCGTGGCGCGCTACGTCAACCTGCTGGCCAGGGGCATTGATCCCGCCAACATCCTGGCGATCACGTTCACGCGCAAGGCTGCCGCGGAGATGCGCGAGCGCATCATCCGCGAGCTGCGCACGGCGGCGGCGCGCTCGGCCATCGATCGCACGCGCTGGACGGCGCTGCGCGACCGGCTCGCCGACATCCAGATCAGCACCATCGACGCGTTCTGCCTGTCGCTCCTGCGCGAATTCCCGCTGGAAGCGGACCTGGACCCCGGCTTCGGCATGGCCGACGAGACCGAGGTGCCGAGGCTCGTCGAGCGATCGCTCGACAAGTCGCTGGCGATCTTCATCGGCCTCGCCAGGCGCGAGCCTGAGGTTGCGCTGGTGCTGGCGCAGCTCGGCCTGAATCGGACACGCGAGGGGCTGGCGCACCTGCTGCAGCGGCGACTGGTGGCGTCGGACGTGCTCGATCGTTTTCTGGTCCGCGGTCCATCGGGGCTGACGGCTGACACCGTCTGCCGTCTCGCGATCGAGGCGCTGCAGGACGTGTTGGCCACCGCGGGCGGGCCGGGCGGCCTCGAAACGTTTCTCGACGCCGGGCCGCTGTCGCAGCCTCGGTATCGGCTGCTCGCGCAGGATCTGCGGCGGCTGGATCAATTCCGCGCGGCGCCCAATGCCGCCGTCCGCGGCCTGATCACCCGCGCCGCGGCGCATTTTCTCAAGGCAGACGGCAAGCCGCGAACGAGCGATCGCATCTATCCGTACACGGCCGGCGACTACCCCAGTCCCGAAGCCGGGCGGCGCCACCGCCAGGAAGCGCTGCGCCTCGGTCCGGCCGTCGCCGACGTCGTGCGTGCCATGGCGCGCGATCTGAACGTCGTGCTCGCCCGCGGCGTCCGCCGCATGTTCGCGATCGCGCTGGCGCAATACCAGACGGCGCTCAACGAGCGCTCGCTCCTCGATTTCTCCGACGTCCTGCAGAGGGCGGTGCAGCTGCTCACCCGGATGGACGAGTTCTCGCAGAGCCGCTACCGGCTGGAAGGGCGCTACCACCACGTGCTCGTGGACGAGTTCCAGGACACGAGCCGCAAGCAGTGGGAGCTCATCTCGCTGCTCGTGAAATCGTGGGGCGAAGGGCTCGGCCTCGCCGCCAACCCTTCCATCTTCATCGTCGGCGACCGCAAGCAGTCGATCTACCGCTTCCGCGACGCCGAAAGCGCCATGCTGCACGAGGCGGGCGGTTTCATCGACTCGCTGCGTCCGGGCTCGTCGGCTCGGCGCTCCATCTCGCGCAGCTTCCGTGCCGTGCCGGAGCTGCTGGCCTTCGTCAACGACGTCTGCGGCGAACTCGCGCAGCATGCCCGGCGTGTGGACGAGTTCACCTACGACCGCGGCGACATGTTCCCGGTTGACGCCGTCGAGCATGGCGGAGCGCTTGGCATCGTCGCGGCCGCTGACGCGGAGGACTGCGCCGCCGCGGTGGCGGACGAGATTGCGCGGCTGCTGCGCGGCGAAACCGTGCGCGACCGGGACACGGGCGTTCGCCGCTCGGCCCGTCCGGGCGACGTCGGCATCCTCTTCCGCTCGCGCGCGAGCCATCGCGAGTTCGAAGCGGCGCTCGAGGCGCGCGGCATCCCGGCCTACGTCTACAAAGGGCTCGGCTTCTTCGATGCCGACGAGATCAAAGATCTCTCGGCCCTCATCCGCTACCTCGCCAATCCTTCCTCGGATCTCCGTGCGGCGGCGTTCCTGCGATCGCGCTTCGTCCGGTTGTCGGATGTGGCGCTGGCGCGACTGGCGCCCCATCTGGCGGCATCGATCACCGGCGCGGACGTTCCGCTCGAAGCGCTCGACGAGGACGACCGCGCGGCGCTGGCGCTGGCCCGGCGCTCCGTGCCCGGATGGCTGAGACGGGTGGACCGGATTCCGCCGGCGGATCTGATCGAAGAGCTGATTCCGGAAACCGCGTATGCCTACGAGTTGCGAGGTGCCCGCGCCTCGCAGGCCTGGGAGAACGTGAAGAAACTCCGCGGCGTGATCCGCCGCATCCAGAACGGCGGGTATGCCACCCTGCCGCGCATCGCCGACCACCTCGACTCGCTGACCGCCGGCGACGAGTCCAATGCCGTGCTGGAGGCGGTCGATGCGGTGAACCTGATGACGGTTCACGCGTCGAAGGGGCTCGAGTTCCCGATCGTGTTCGTGGTCAACCTGGCCAAGGGCGCGAGCGGGTTCCCCCGTCCCGTACGCGTGTCGGCGGACGAGGTGACGGTCGGCCCGTTCGTGTCCGAGAGCGACGAGGACGAGCGCCGGCGCGAGCGCGAAGAGACGAAACGGCTGCTCTATGTGGCACTGACTCGCGCGCGCGACCGCCTGTATCTGTCGAGCGGGCTGAAGGACGGCGCGTTTTCAGCGGGACGCGGCAGCCTCGGAGACGTGCTCCCGGACTCATTCAAGGCGCTGTTCGTCCAGGCTGTCAGTCAGCCGGGGGACAAGGGGGATGTCGGGGGCGTCACCTGGGTGTCCGCCTCGGGCCGGTCTCATACTTTCAGGCGGGTCTAG
- the mscL gene encoding large conductance mechanosensitive channel protein MscL — translation MWKEFRIFIARGNVVDLAVGVIIGAAFGKIVTTLVEGIIMPPLGLVLNHVDFGSLFVTLDHSKGLPQSLADAKAKGIPVIAYGQLINDLIGFLIVAFVVFLLVKQVNRIKASVEGPAAPTTKPCPYCQSAINLKATRCPQCTSQIA, via the coding sequence ATGTGGAAAGAGTTCCGAATCTTCATCGCGCGCGGCAACGTCGTCGACCTCGCGGTCGGCGTGATCATCGGCGCCGCCTTCGGCAAGATTGTCACGACGCTGGTGGAAGGCATCATCATGCCGCCGCTCGGGCTGGTGCTGAACCACGTCGACTTCGGCAGCCTGTTCGTGACGCTCGACCACTCGAAGGGACTGCCGCAGTCGCTCGCCGACGCCAAGGCGAAGGGCATCCCGGTCATCGCCTACGGGCAGCTGATCAACGACCTGATCGGGTTCCTGATCGTCGCCTTCGTGGTGTTCCTGCTGGTGAAGCAGGTGAACCGGATCAAGGCTTCAGTCGAAGGTCCGGCGGCACCGACGACCAAGCCTTGTCCCTATTGCCAGTCGGCGATCAACCTCAAGGCGACGCGCTGCCCGCAGTGCACCTCGCAGATCGCCTGA
- a CDS encoding glycosyl hydrolase family 28-related protein, translating to MLRRVVTFLALVLSMSTAATAQSVFTSRLDDPAAVYLTPQDSSVKGDGVADDSGPLQAAIDKAAATPNGGVLFIPAGRYRITRTLYLWRAVRVIGYGATRPVLVLGANTPGYQKGIGLMVMFSNAGGPGGGVPGGRAGGAGRGAPPPRVAFSPPGQVPPRDDVPDASPVTFYSAISNVDVEIGDGNPAATAIRFHVAQHGYLSHMNLRLGSGLAGLMQVGNEVEDLHITGGRYGIITENTSPFWQFTAIDTTFDGQRDAAIREHMVQLTLVRNTIRNVPVAVDIDPGYSDQVWVKDSRFENVSTAVVLISNERNPSTQVGFENTVCANVPVLARFRESGRTRAAPSPIYRVAHYNYGVVVTNDSIGRFDTRVSLEPLATLPAALPAALPSLPPTSEWVNVHTLGVKGDGRTDDTDAIQKAIAEHPVLYFPLGYYIVKKTIVMKPDTVLIALHSQSTQFDLPDSTPGFQGVGAPQAILEAPQGGANIVSGLGFYSGGVNPRATAIKWMSAERSLMSDVQINNGGFLPQETRTMYYNTADGGRGGNPFSAGRWGAQQPSIWVTHGGGGSFANIWSANTLAQGGFYVSDTTTPGHTYEISVEHHMHNEFKFDRVENWDVNAPQTEEEAPSSPDSVSFEINDSKNIAINNYHAYRVTRSHAPFSSAARISNSTGIRFRNVRVNAESGYGTCDESGCGTFLRVSRFPYDNAIQDMKTGREVREHEFAVFDFPPAAAAPTATAPAVQDGAVHKIVGGFDAIAGAAAGPDGTIYFVDHRQQRIFAWSAARGLVVVRHDTADAVNLAIDTSGSLLVQSSAGPQGTVYSFRPGSPLDQVAVLDAKAGPAPAGARFVLPGNVWDNGEFKDQLNPDTLEFRTNAQMFAEDMTTPRERAYVSPDGSLVLPHGRVFRQGPDDNVAGMDPTGWRWSNNLDATGFITAAPGEQVYVASGAENRTYRATVRPDGSLGGLEVFAERGGESVVADRAGHVFVANGQIFVFDRAGTSIGRIDVPERPIQLLFGGPDRRTLFILTHHTLYAVTTKSSGI from the coding sequence ATGCTTCGCCGGGTCGTAACGTTTCTCGCGCTGGTCCTGTCGATGTCGACGGCGGCCACCGCCCAATCCGTCTTCACCTCGCGGCTCGACGATCCCGCCGCCGTCTATCTCACGCCGCAGGATTCCTCCGTGAAAGGGGACGGCGTCGCAGACGACAGCGGCCCGCTCCAGGCCGCCATCGACAAGGCGGCCGCGACTCCCAACGGCGGTGTTCTGTTCATCCCCGCCGGGCGCTATCGCATCACCCGCACTCTCTATCTCTGGCGTGCCGTCCGGGTGATCGGCTACGGCGCGACCCGGCCTGTTCTCGTGCTCGGAGCGAATACGCCGGGCTACCAGAAGGGGATCGGCCTGATGGTGATGTTCAGCAATGCCGGGGGGCCTGGGGGCGGCGTGCCGGGAGGGCGGGCCGGCGGGGCGGGCCGCGGCGCTCCGCCGCCGCGCGTGGCCTTTTCGCCACCCGGCCAGGTCCCGCCGCGAGACGATGTGCCCGATGCCAGCCCGGTGACGTTCTATTCGGCGATCAGCAACGTCGACGTCGAAATCGGCGACGGCAACCCCGCGGCCACCGCGATCCGGTTTCACGTCGCGCAGCATGGCTATCTCAGTCACATGAATCTGCGGCTCGGCTCAGGGCTCGCCGGGCTGATGCAGGTCGGCAACGAGGTCGAAGACCTGCACATCACCGGCGGCCGCTACGGCATCATCACCGAGAACACGTCGCCGTTCTGGCAGTTCACCGCGATCGACACGACGTTCGACGGGCAGCGCGACGCCGCGATCCGCGAGCACATGGTCCAGCTCACGCTGGTGCGCAACACCATCCGCAACGTTCCGGTCGCGGTCGATATCGATCCGGGCTACTCGGACCAGGTGTGGGTCAAGGACAGCCGCTTCGAGAACGTCTCGACGGCCGTCGTCCTCATCAGCAACGAGAGGAATCCGTCGACTCAGGTCGGGTTCGAGAATACGGTGTGCGCGAACGTGCCAGTCCTGGCGCGATTCCGCGAGAGCGGCCGCACGCGGGCGGCGCCGTCGCCGATTTACCGTGTCGCGCACTACAACTACGGCGTCGTCGTCACCAACGACAGCATCGGCCGCTTCGATACGCGGGTCAGCCTCGAGCCGCTCGCCACGCTGCCGGCGGCGTTGCCCGCGGCGCTGCCGTCGCTGCCCCCGACGTCGGAGTGGGTGAACGTGCACACGCTCGGCGTGAAGGGGGACGGCAGGACCGACGACACCGACGCGATCCAGAAAGCGATTGCCGAGCACCCCGTTCTCTACTTTCCACTCGGCTATTACATCGTCAAGAAGACGATCGTGATGAAGCCCGACACCGTGCTGATCGCACTGCACTCGCAGAGCACGCAGTTCGATCTGCCCGATTCGACGCCGGGGTTCCAGGGCGTCGGAGCGCCGCAGGCGATCCTCGAGGCGCCGCAGGGAGGCGCCAACATCGTCAGCGGCCTTGGCTTCTATTCGGGCGGCGTCAACCCGCGCGCGACGGCGATCAAGTGGATGTCGGCCGAGCGATCGCTGATGTCCGACGTCCAGATCAACAATGGCGGATTCCTGCCGCAAGAGACGCGGACGATGTACTACAACACCGCAGACGGCGGCCGCGGCGGCAACCCGTTCTCTGCGGGCCGCTGGGGCGCGCAGCAGCCGAGCATCTGGGTCACCCACGGCGGCGGCGGCTCGTTCGCCAACATCTGGTCGGCGAACACGCTGGCGCAGGGCGGCTTCTACGTGTCCGACACGACGACGCCCGGCCACACCTACGAGATCTCGGTCGAGCACCACATGCACAACGAGTTCAAGTTCGATCGCGTCGAGAACTGGGACGTCAACGCGCCGCAGACCGAAGAGGAAGCGCCGAGCAGCCCCGATTCGGTCTCGTTCGAGATCAACGACTCGAAGAACATCGCGATCAACAACTACCACGCCTACCGGGTGACACGGAGTCACGCGCCGTTTTCCTCAGCGGCGCGGATCAGCAATTCGACCGGCATCCGGTTCCGCAACGTGCGGGTCAACGCCGAGAGCGGCTACGGGACCTGCGACGAGAGCGGCTGCGGGACGTTTCTCCGCGTCAGCAGGTTTCCCTACGACAACGCGATCCAGGACATGAAGACCGGCCGCGAGGTGCGCGAACACGAGTTCGCCGTGTTCGACTTTCCGCCGGCCGCCGCGGCGCCGACCGCGACGGCGCCGGCGGTGCAGGACGGTGCGGTCCACAAAATCGTCGGCGGCTTCGACGCGATCGCCGGCGCGGCCGCCGGACCCGATGGCACGATCTACTTCGTCGACCACCGCCAGCAGCGCATCTTCGCGTGGTCGGCGGCGCGCGGGTTGGTCGTCGTACGGCACGACACGGCCGACGCCGTGAATCTGGCGATCGACACCTCCGGCAGTCTGCTCGTGCAGTCCTCCGCGGGACCGCAGGGCACGGTCTATTCGTTCCGCCCGGGCTCGCCGCTCGACCAGGTAGCCGTGCTCGACGCGAAGGCGGGGCCGGCTCCGGCGGGCGCGCGGTTCGTCCTGCCTGGCAACGTGTGGGACAACGGCGAGTTCAAGGATCAGCTCAATCCCGACACGCTCGAATTCCGGACGAACGCGCAGATGTTCGCCGAAGACATGACCACGCCGCGGGAGCGGGCCTACGTCTCGCCCGACGGCAGTCTGGTGCTCCCGCACGGGCGGGTGTTCCGGCAGGGCCCCGACGACAACGTCGCCGGCATGGATCCGACGGGCTGGCGCTGGTCGAACAACCTCGATGCGACCGGATTCATCACGGCGGCGCCAGGCGAGCAGGTCTACGTGGCGAGCGGGGCCGAGAACCGCACCTATCGAGCGACGGTGAGGCCCGACGGATCGCTCGGCGGCCTGGAGGTGTTCGCTGAGCGCGGTGGCGAGAGCGTCGTCGCCGACCGCGCCGGCCACGTGTTCGTCGCCAACGGTCAGATCTTCGTCTTCGACCGCGCCGGCACGTCGATCGGCCGTATCGACGTGCCCGAGCGGCCGATCCAGCTGCTGTTCGGCGGCCCCGATCGACGCACCCTCTTCATCCTTACGCACCACACGCTGTACGCCGTGACGACGAAGTCGTCGGGCATCTGA
- a CDS encoding DnaJ domain-containing protein yields the protein MRDYYDVLGVSPDAGADEIKRAHRQLTRRYHPDISGDDTCVQLTGMLADEVHLDFPSVLSVLDRMQRDFFGAPGRAARPPDIVVTPREAFWGAMVALSMAVTRTCESCGGRGEVWDAWCVDCGGRGDLPGRQSVRVRIPAGVRDGAQIRFRLSAAGIRDTIVDASIRIR from the coding sequence ATGCGCGACTACTACGACGTCCTCGGCGTCTCGCCCGACGCCGGGGCCGATGAGATCAAGCGGGCGCACCGGCAGCTGACTCGCCGATATCATCCCGACATCTCGGGCGACGACACCTGCGTACAGCTGACGGGGATGCTGGCCGACGAAGTCCATCTCGACTTCCCCTCGGTGCTGTCGGTCCTCGACCGGATGCAGCGTGACTTCTTCGGCGCGCCGGGGCGTGCCGCCCGCCCGCCCGACATCGTCGTCACCCCGCGCGAGGCGTTCTGGGGCGCGATGGTGGCGTTGTCGATGGCGGTGACGCGCACCTGCGAGAGCTGCGGCGGGCGCGGGGAAGTGTGGGACGCGTGGTGCGTCGACTGCGGCGGCCGCGGCGATCTGCCGGGTCGTCAGTCCGTCCGCGTCCGCATTCCCGCCGGCGTGCGCGACGGCGCGCAGATTCGCTTCCGGCTGAGCGCCGCCGGGATCCGCGACACCATCGTCGACGCAAGCATCCGCATTCGATAG
- a CDS encoding PD-(D/E)XK nuclease family protein — translation MITPRTTRLLRAADLRAFQRAIFESLPRPLVPSECAVIVPTRSAAEELLRQDRGLAPGQLMTRDEFYEAIHARLPGAPPALSPFEREVLLRKAARAAHESGAEPPFNLRPGLVREILALYDALRRHHRSVADFDRLVRGSLQPAVEIDRGAARLLAQTVFLTATFEEFERQTAGAVDEHGIRALALAATVPLFRKVVVTVADQAADPKGLWTADFDLLARMPGLEAIDVIATEALLESGSYLRFHESLLPGIVDLTCESGTEPPPMLMVPDGVPEDPSYGTARPFVCRDREEELAAVARIAARIEAAGGDTSRLGVVYQRPLPYIYLARQVFADARLSCQALDSLPLAGEPFAAAVDLVFAAMAADFTRAALIELLRSPHFAFPGPDGTLGLADVHGLDRRLAAGKYLGDLEGLRTVAPPGVVAAVEVLQTAADAPTAPQQIDGILGFIASHECLPQPSDSWYERHMRARGAVLAALATLRQAHASRDPQPLTVGELSGAVRRWIEAQTFSPRMGDAGLRLLDAEAARYADLDELRLVGLVESDWPERGTRNVFYPASLLSPLGWPSDHDRLAASRTRFQDLLRLPKRRVSLSTFTLEDDAIVSPSPLLDDVDATGLPIERLVAPPALAGAAAPEPLFVHEALVGGADRLPALDSRPSAWLELRRARAFAAPRFRGGIGPRAPGVYAVSKLERYLECPFKYFAAHVLRLPEERDREAWMTAQERGRFVHEVFEAFFREWQAAGHGAITVSNVADALVLFDAVAERRLARLPESDRALERTLLLGSAAAAGFGERAFAFELDDEVEVVERLLEYELEGRFTFHDAEASRELALRSKADRIDLLADGTLRLVDYKLGRAPERKRSLQLPVYGACATQALRGRHGRTWTVGRAGYVAFKEKTPFVEVQNAAKAMADGEARLLATVDAIERGEFPVQPDEPFLCNWCQYAGVCRKDYVGDEFEK, via the coding sequence GTGATCACGCCGCGGACGACCCGTCTCCTCCGCGCCGCCGACCTGCGCGCGTTTCAGCGGGCGATCTTCGAGAGCCTGCCGCGCCCGCTCGTGCCCAGCGAATGCGCCGTCATCGTGCCGACTCGCAGCGCGGCCGAGGAGCTGCTTCGGCAGGACCGCGGGCTCGCCCCCGGCCAGCTGATGACCCGGGACGAGTTCTACGAGGCGATCCATGCCCGCCTGCCCGGCGCGCCGCCGGCGCTGTCGCCGTTCGAGCGGGAAGTGCTCCTGCGCAAGGCGGCGCGCGCGGCTCATGAGTCGGGCGCCGAACCGCCTTTCAATCTGCGGCCCGGTCTGGTCCGCGAGATCCTCGCGCTCTATGACGCGCTGCGCCGGCATCATCGCAGCGTCGCCGACTTCGATCGCCTCGTGCGCGGCTCGCTGCAGCCGGCGGTCGAGATCGATCGCGGCGCCGCGCGTCTACTGGCCCAGACGGTTTTCCTCACGGCCACATTCGAGGAGTTCGAGCGTCAGACCGCGGGAGCGGTCGACGAGCACGGCATCCGCGCGCTGGCGCTCGCTGCGACGGTGCCGCTCTTCCGCAAGGTGGTCGTCACCGTGGCGGATCAGGCCGCCGATCCCAAGGGGCTCTGGACGGCGGACTTCGATCTGCTGGCGCGGATGCCAGGCCTCGAGGCGATCGACGTCATCGCGACCGAGGCGCTGCTCGAGTCCGGCTCCTACCTGCGTTTCCACGAGAGCCTGCTGCCAGGAATCGTCGATCTCACCTGCGAGTCGGGTACCGAACCGCCGCCGATGTTGATGGTTCCCGACGGCGTGCCGGAGGACCCGTCGTATGGGACCGCCCGGCCCTTCGTCTGCCGCGATCGCGAGGAAGAGCTCGCCGCCGTCGCCCGGATCGCCGCGCGCATCGAGGCCGCAGGCGGTGACACCAGCCGTCTTGGCGTCGTCTATCAGCGGCCGCTGCCCTACATCTATCTCGCACGTCAGGTGTTCGCCGACGCGCGGCTCTCCTGCCAGGCGCTCGATTCGCTGCCGCTCGCCGGCGAGCCGTTCGCCGCGGCGGTCGATCTCGTCTTTGCCGCGATGGCCGCCGACTTCACCCGCGCCGCGCTGATCGAACTGCTGCGCAGCCCGCACTTTGCGTTCCCGGGACCGGACGGGACGCTCGGGCTCGCCGACGTGCACGGGCTCGATCGCCGCCTGGCGGCTGGGAAGTATCTCGGCGATCTCGAAGGGCTGCGCACCGTGGCGCCTCCCGGCGTCGTCGCCGCCGTCGAAGTCCTGCAAACGGCGGCCGACGCGCCGACCGCGCCGCAACAGATCGACGGGATCCTGGGTTTCATCGCCTCCCACGAGTGCCTGCCGCAGCCGTCCGATTCCTGGTACGAGCGCCACATGCGCGCGCGCGGCGCCGTGCTCGCGGCGCTCGCGACGCTGCGCCAGGCGCATGCGTCGCGCGATCCACAGCCGCTGACCGTCGGCGAACTCTCCGGCGCGGTGCGACGCTGGATCGAGGCGCAGACGTTTTCGCCGCGCATGGGAGACGCCGGCCTTCGGCTGCTGGACGCCGAGGCCGCCCGCTACGCCGATCTCGACGAACTGCGGCTCGTCGGCCTGGTCGAGAGCGACTGGCCCGAGCGCGGCACCCGCAACGTCTTCTATCCCGCGTCGCTGCTGTCGCCGCTCGGCTGGCCGTCGGATCACGATCGGCTCGCCGCCTCGCGGACGCGATTTCAGGATCTGCTGCGCCTGCCGAAGCGGCGCGTCTCGCTCTCGACGTTCACGCTCGAAGACGACGCGATCGTCTCGCCGTCACCGCTGCTCGACGACGTGGATGCGACGGGCCTGCCGATCGAGCGTCTGGTGGCGCCGCCGGCCCTGGCGGGCGCCGCTGCGCCGGAACCGCTCTTCGTCCACGAGGCGCTCGTCGGCGGCGCCGATCGGCTGCCGGCCCTCGACAGCAGGCCGTCGGCATGGCTCGAGCTGCGCCGGGCGCGCGCGTTTGCCGCGCCGCGTTTCCGCGGCGGCATCGGTCCGCGCGCGCCGGGCGTCTATGCTGTCTCGAAGCTCGAACGCTATCTCGAGTGCCCGTTCAAATACTTCGCCGCGCACGTGCTGCGGCTGCCTGAGGAGCGCGATCGCGAGGCCTGGATGACCGCGCAGGAACGCGGCCGTTTCGTGCACGAGGTGTTCGAGGCGTTCTTCCGCGAGTGGCAGGCGGCCGGCCATGGCGCGATCACGGTATCGAACGTCGCCGACGCGCTGGTGCTCTTCGACGCGGTCGCCGAACGCCGTCTGGCGCGTCTGCCCGAAAGCGACCGCGCGCTCGAGCGCACGCTGCTGCTGGGCTCGGCGGCCGCGGCCGGTTTCGGCGAGCGTGCCTTCGCGTTCGAGCTCGACGACGAGGTCGAGGTGGTGGAGCGGCTGCTCGAATACGAGCTCGAGGGGCGGTTCACGTTTCACGATGCGGAGGCCAGCCGCGAGCTGGCGCTCCGATCGAAGGCCGACCGGATCGACCTGCTGGCCGACGGCACGCTCCGTCTCGTCGACTACAAACTCGGCCGGGCGCCGGAACGGAAGCGGTCGCTGCAGCTGCCGGTGTACGGCGCGTGCGCCACCCAGGCGCTCCGCGGCCGGCATGGACGGACCTGGACGGTCGGCCGTGCAGGGTATGTCGCGTTCAAGGAAAAGACGCCGTTCGTCGAGGTGCAGAACGCGGCAAAGGCGATGGCCGACGGGGAGGCGCGTCTGCTCGCCACCGTCGACGCGATCGAGCGCGGCGAGTTCCCGGTGCAGCCCGACGAGCCGTTTCTCTGCAACTGGTGCCAGTACGCGGGCGTCTGTCGCAAGGACTACGTCGGCGACGAGTTCGAGAAATGA